The proteins below are encoded in one region of Misgurnus anguillicaudatus chromosome 24, ASM2758022v2, whole genome shotgun sequence:
- the LOC129438939 gene encoding sialoadhesin-like translates to MKELIYLLFQGVLLYETLAWEVKIPKDIHGLKGSCLVIPCSYSYTSYPPTKPRRVVWYQWVSRGYPLVYDPWYPVSVIDKFRGKTDIYRHTNSDRDCSLLIKSVNPSHNGETLYAWIDPENIGWRTYKFYDITSTIIVDTNPQQPIINISGGLKIGDSITVACYTLHTCPYSKPNIILKGIEGSDKIDDVHIKNGQWKTTQTRTGVVKAERSDIECTVTHHGGITTTATQSQSAKCVYSSITIEPKQAADIIEGVDMNFTCTVHHSCQMNPPILFWNYENMPVKNDTRQLTRFEWATISTITILGAKKEDGKKLICTTNISGQKITASVDLDVQRE, encoded by the exons ATGAAAGAACTGATATATCTTCTGTTTCAAG GTGTTCTGCTGTATGAGACTTTGGCATGGGAAGTGAAAATACCAAAAGATATTCATGGCCTCAAAGGTTCCTGTCTGGTTATACCGTGCTCTTACTCTTACACTTCATACCCACCAACTAAACCACGTAGAGTTGTGTGGTATCAGTGGGTGTCGAGGGGCTACCCTTTAGTTTATGATCCCTGGTATCCAGTCAGTGTCATTGACAAGTTCAGAGGAAAAACTGATATATATAGGCATACAAACTCAGATCGGGATTGTAGTCTGCTGATCAAAAGCGTAAATCCGTCCCACAATGGAGAAACATTATATGCATGGATTGACCCAGAAAATATTGGATGGCGCACCTATAAGTTTTATGACATCACCTCCACGATTATTGTTGACA CAAATCCACAGCAGCCCATCATTAATATTTCTGGAGGTTTAAAGATCGGTGACAGCATTACAGTAGCGTGTTACACCTTACATACCTGTCCATACAGCAAACCAAACATCATTCTGAAGGGTATTGAAGGATCTGATAAAATAGATgatgttcatataaaaaatgGCCAATGGAAAACCACTCAGACACGCACCGGTGTTGTGAAGGCTGAACGCTCAGATATTGAGTGTACTGTAACACATCATGGAGGCATaacaacaacagctacacaatcACAAAGTGCAAAAT GTGTCTATTCTAGCATAACCATTGAGCCTAAACAGGCAGCAGATATCATAGAGGGTGTTGATATGAACTTCACTTGTACCGTCCACCATTCCTGCCAGATGAATCCTCCGATCCTCTTCTGGAACTATGAGAATATGCCGGTCAAAAATGATACAAGACAACTTACAAGGTTTGAATGGGCCACCATTTCAACCATAACCATTTTGGGGGCAAAGAAAGAAGATGGGAAGAAATTAATCTGCACTACAAATATTTCTGGACAGAAAATCACAGCATCCGTCGACTTAGATGTACAACGTGAGTGA